In a single window of the Salvelinus namaycush isolate Seneca chromosome 18, SaNama_1.0, whole genome shotgun sequence genome:
- the LOC120063459 gene encoding uncharacterized protein LOC120063459 → MDGKRLRDILQNHDQSPFCSQHTHQWLNNKEEEIKALLICKAKNIPIVKEVQEKAKTIPIVKEVQEKVKTIDIWEEVYNQPRNIARGKKVQKKAKHIHTGKEVQNKARNITTGQEVQDKARNITTGQEVQDKARNITTGQEVQDKARNITTGKEVQDKARNITTGQEVQDKANNIATGKEVQNKANNITTGQEVQDKARNITTGKEVQDKARNITTGQEVQNKANNIATGKEVQDKARNITTGQEVQNKARNITTGKEVQDKARNIATGKEVQDKARNITTGQEVQNKARNITTGKEVQDKARNITTGKEVQNKARNITTGQEVQDKARNITTGQEVQDKANNIATGKEVQNKANNITTGKEVPTPNRTLCFTLTSLVGEDLYLSTMKQYIHSALETTTNQSGITGQQQTQHAFKPPDLTGKIQSDLHLFTTSNEDRRDGEKFNFIVAAIPDVTFPGSRIGLYQNGRLIGRNFKLGSKPNPAEVTEIQQNSFILKFPQSKVTSPVKYRIEYTAESDVQWTVRYLPSDPGSVGPGPDHRNTCKLPGLKPDTKYQVRYSAVDSSSMSDFSMVTMVKTNPRSTPGQPCVKLVDGENVRVTWRIAEEEGGGPVLRYAVEFREVGLEGWSSVSTTGPERTCTISQTSGTCYRVRVSAVYGEGDTSKPSTETDVPVNVWSIDLSQRKASFLRDVLKVQPEKKPVELKGWSDDESEVRSFLQCLPYISQLRFVNNNNNAGVIQFVLNLSVAAADRDAGTGWSWSKFLSLVWNYSSFPFNEDVHPSDQCVFLLDLYSCAMASGTLKGRSLIPLLRPVYQSAPAVWYVSLARRKASVFLEVLKLQPVKRPMQVKCWSDEESEVKSFLQCLPYVSQLSFNDNNLVDFLHKNREQAQHFAALFQAHGFTLSLGGELPRQTCTSVGRILALCTSGVKLGLTPSKISLRGASILFRHPLMLHNLILNEIMTVKLTRLLATGRVSAPMGIEELSLVFENSQLSEDVLSKVLSSVASLLRLWTVQCLDLTECTIHGHSLILLLGHQGPLKLKLCPDTLQQLAVVVHEAQDKDLTHSFLKKVGGDLTSCRLDWEVLLSLLQHSTHNITVNLRENRLSERNIKDLRPFLGRLILKSVERNLLLLFLHCYSASKFQPGATALLGALQHRLDFSSSVGLSTKDPGKPLCLCSADCKVLARVLKQSRCVTELILRDCEISDRALRKLLLKIPRRVNLSPSKAILVQLVQTCNKNNAVHHAGSLVRALGGEMDLSETKLDQKACRSLALVLEHSKGLSELDLSRCQLTDHHLQPLITHLHKVQVLDLSHNAISNCLSKKILKAVSTSKGHIVRRTNNRMKAKPLF, encoded by the exons ATGGATGGAAAGAGGCTGAGAGACATTCTCCAGAACCATGACCAATCACCATTCTGTTCTCAGCACACACATCAGTGGCTTAACAACAAAGAGGAGGAGATAAAGGCTCTGCTTATCTGCAAAGCAAAAAACATCCCCATTGTAAAGGAGGTCCAGGAGAAAGCAAAAACCATCCCCATTGTAAAGGAGGTCCAGGAGAAAGTAAAAACCATCGACATATGGGAGGAGGTCTATAACCAACCAAGAAACATCGCCAGAGGGAAGAAGGTCCAGAAAAAAGCTAAACACATCCACACAGGGAAGGAGGTCCAGAACAAAGCAAGAAACATCACCACAGGACAGGAGGTCCAGGACAAAGCAAGAAACATCACCACAGGACAGGAGGTCCAGGACAAAGCAAGAAACATCACCACAGGACAGGAGGTCCAGGACAAAGCAAGAAACATCACCACAGGGAAGGAGGTCCAGGACAAAGCAAGAAACATCACCACAGGACAGGAGGTCCAGGACAAAGCAAACAACATCGCCACAGGGAAGGAGGTCCAGAACAAAGCAAACAACATCACCACAGGACAGGAGGTCCAGGACAAAGCAAGAAACATCACCACAGGGAAGGAGGTCCAGGACAAAGCAAGAAACATCACCACAGGACAGGAGGTCCAAAACAAAGCAAACAACATCGCCACAGGGAAGGAGGTCCAGGACAAAGCAAGAAACATCACCACAGGACAGGAGGTCCAGAACAAAGCAAGAAACATCACCACAGGGAAGGAGGTCCAGGACAAAGCAAGAAACATCGCCACAGGGAAGGAGGTCCAGGACAAAGCAAGAAACATCACCACAGGACAGGAGGTCCAGAACAAAGCAAGAAACATCACCACAGGGAAGGAGGTCCAGGACAAAGCAAGAAACATCACCACAGGGAAGGAGGTCCAGAACAAAGCAAGAAACATCACCACAGGACAGGAGGTCCAGGACAAAGCAAGAAACATCACCACAGGACAGGAGGTCCAGGACAAAGCAAACAACATCGCCACAGGGAAGGAGGTCCAGAACAAAGCAAACAACATCACCACAGGGAAGGAGGTGCCGACCCCAAACAGGACGCTGTGCTTCACGCTCACCTCACTGGTGGGTGAAGATCTATACCTTTCCACCATGAAGCAATATATACATTCTGCACTAGAGACCACCACAAACCAATCAGGGATCACCGGACAGCAGCAGACACAGCATGCCTTCAAGCCTCCAGATTTAACAGGAAAAATACAGTCTGACCTCCACTTGTTCACCACATCCAATGAAgacagaagagatggagagaaattCAATTTTATTGTTGCAGCTATACCAGATGTCACCTTTCCTGGATCCCGCATTGGTCTGTATCAAAATGGTCGTCTTATCGGCCGCAATTTCAAGCTTGGATCAAAGCCAAATCCAGCCGAAGTAACAGAGATACAACAGAACAGCTTCATACTCAAATTTCCTCAGTCAAAGGTCACGAGTCCTGTGAAGTACAGAATAGAGTATACCGCAGAAAGTGATGTTCAATGGACTGTTAGATATTTACCATCTGATCCTGGATCTGTGGGACCGGGTCCTGACCACCGCAACACTTGTAAGTTGCCTGGTTTGAAACCTGACACTAAATACCAGGTTAGATACAGTGCTGTGGACAGCTCTAGTATGAGTGACTTCAGCATGGTCACCATGGTAAAGACAAACCCGAGGTCCACACCCGGACAACCCTGTGTGAAACTGGTGGACGGAGAAAATGTCAGAGTCACATGGCGGATAGCGGAAGAGGAAGGTGGCGGTCCCGTGCTACGTTATGCCGTGGAGTTTAGAGAGGTGGGGCTTGAAGGCTGGTCCAGTGTGTCAACAACAGGGCCTGAACGTACGTGCACTATATCTCAGACCTCCGGTACTTGCTACCGAGTCAGAGTCTCTGCAGTCTATGGAGAGGGGGACACAAGTAAACCCAGCACAGAAACAGACGTCCCTGTAAATG TCTGGTCCATAGACCTCTCACAAAGGAAAGCCTCCTTCCTCCGAGATGTTCTGAAAGTCCAACCGGAGAAGAAACCAGTAGAGCTGAAGGGCTGGTCAGATGACGAGAGTGAAGTGAGGAGTTTCCTTCAGTGTCTGCCCTACATCTCACAGCTGAG GTTtgtgaacaacaacaacaatgcaGGCGTTATCCAGTTTGTGCTCAATCTGAGTGTCGCAGCAGCAGACCGTGATGCAGGGACAGGATGGAGTTGGTCGAAGTTCCTCTCTCTGGTATGGAACTACAGCTCCTTCCCATTCAATGAAGATGTCCATCCTTCAGATCAATGTGTCTTCCTTCTGGATCTTTACTCGTGTGCAATGGCCTCTGGGACTTTAAAGGGCAGGAGTCTCATTCCATTACTTCGGCCAGTTTACCAGTCAGCTCCAGCAGTCTGGTATGTGAGTCTTGCTAGAAGAAAGGCCTCCGTCTTCCTCGAAGTTCTGAAACTCCAACCAGTGAAAAGGCCAATGCAGGTGAAATgctggtcagatgaagagagtgaagtgaAGAGTTTCCTTCAGTGTCTGCCTTACGTCTCACAGCTGAG TTTTAACGACAACAATCTTGTAGACTTCCTACATAAAAATAGAGAGCAGGCCCAGCATTTTGCCGCTCTCTTCCAAGCTCATGGCTTTACCCTGTCATTGGGAGGAGAGTTACCCAGGCAAACCTGCACTTCTGTGGGGAGAATCTTGGCCCTCTGTACCTCAGGAGTGAAACTCGGTCTCACACCCAGCAAGATTTCTCTCAGAGGAGCTTCGATTCTCTTCAGACATCCGTTGATGCTACACAACCTCAT ACTAAATGAGATCATGACCGTGAAACTGACCAGACTGCTTGCGACTGGTAGAGTCAGTGCTCCAATGGGGATTGAGGAGCTTTCGCTGGTTTTTGAGAACTCACAGCTATCGGAGGATGTGCTTTCTAAGGTCCTGAGTAGTGTGGCGTCCCTGCTGAGACTCTGGACTGTGCAGTGTCTGGACCTGACGGAGTGCACTATCCACGGTCACTCTCTCATCCTGCTGCTGGGTCACCAGGGCCCTCTGAAACTCAA ACTTTGTCCAGACACTCTGCAGCAGCTGGCTGTAGTTGTGCATGAAGCTCAGGACAAGGACCTGACTCATTCATTCTTAAAGAAGGTTGGTGGAGACCTGACCTCTTGCAGGCTGGACTGGGAAGTGCTTCTTTCTCTGCtgcagcattcaacccacaacATCACTGTGAATCTCAGAGAGAACAGGCTTTCAGAGAGAAACATCAAAGATCTTCGTCCCTTTCTGGGCAGGCTTATTTTAAAGAG TGTTGAGAGGAATCTGCTGCTGCTCTTCCTCCACTGCTACTCTGCCTCAAAGTTCCAGCCAGGGGCAACAGCCCTGCTTGGGGCTCTGCAGCACAGGCTGGATTTCTCCTCCTCTGTGGGCCTGTCAACAAAGGACCCGGGCAAGCCTCTGTGTCTGTGCTCTGCTGACTGCAAGGTCCTCGCCAGAGTCCTGAAGCAGAGCCGTTGCGTCACAGAGCTGATCCTACGCGATTGTGAGATTTCAGACAGAGCACTCAGGAAGCTGCTGCTGAAAATCCCACGCAGAGTTAATCTCAG CCCCAGTAAAGCCATATTGGTTCAACTTGTACAAACTTGTAACAAGAATAATGCAGTGCATCATGCAGGATCCCTGGTCAGAGCCCTGGGTGGGGAGATGGACCTCAGTGAGACCAAGCTGGATCAGAAGGCCTGTAGATCTCTGGCCCTGGTTCTCGAGCATTCAAAGGGTCTGTCAGAACTGGACCTCAGCCGCTGCCAACTCACAGACCACCACCTACAGCCTCTGATCACACACCTGCACAAAGTCCAAGTCCTGGA TCTAAGTCATAATGCAATTTCCAACTGTTTGAGTAAGAAGATCCTGAAAGCTGTCTCCACCAGCAAAGGCCACATAGTTCG GCGCACAAACAACAGAATGAAAGCCAAACCACTGTTCTAG